From a single Fulvivirga ulvae genomic region:
- a CDS encoding prepilin-type N-terminal cleavage/methylation domain-containing protein — MKTAFNKKVTGFTLSELLVVLVIIGILILLALPVLMPLISKTRSVEAKQALKHLQTLQKTYFYEYSRYSGDLQQLGFEQEALVTANEGGQANYMVEIVNYTSNTFLARATAVVDFDGDGQFNVWEIDQLGNLVEVVPD, encoded by the coding sequence ATGAAAACTGCATTTAATAAAAAAGTTACCGGGTTTACATTGTCTGAACTTCTGGTTGTGCTGGTGATTATAGGTATATTGATACTTTTGGCTTTACCAGTACTTATGCCTTTGATTTCCAAAACAAGAAGCGTAGAAGCCAAACAGGCGCTAAAGCATTTACAGACTTTGCAAAAGACCTATTTTTATGAATACTCAAGATATTCAGGAGACCTGCAGCAACTGGGTTTTGAACAAGAGGCGCTGGTTACGGCGAATGAGGGCGGGCAAGCCAATTATATGGTGGAGATTGTTAACTATACATCAAATACATTTTTAGCCAGGGCCACGGCTGTAGTAGATTTTGATGGCGATGGTCAGTTTAACGTATGGGAAATTGATCAGTTGGGTAATTTGGTAGAAGTAGTTCCCGATTAG
- a CDS encoding gliding motility-associated C-terminal domain-containing protein, whose translation MKRLLTFLLLLGPVYLYGQCPTNANSVIEVCNDASEEATITATFNDGTPPFTYVLFDLSGPTAVSDPFGPVTVTEIAPNIVQFGLVPDGDYVIRVNGPGPCTSIIGGFGINVNSANAMDVSSSVSPACTPGTGAIDLTVTGGVAPYSFAWSGPTAIGDVEDPVNLDAGTYDVTVTDANNCTFDLNGIFVAIVTTADAGSDQLLCSDAATLAGNNFLSGEQGTWTVLQGSGSFSPDANTPNATVTGLSTGINEFRWTITDLSMTCPGTTDEVIIEWYDLQLNNTGDIILDCNGDTDGAGTFNVSGGRSSFSFSTLINSAGATITNNANSVDFSNAAPGTISIEVTDIDGCTAESSVVVTEPLIITASTSTTDASCNGLSDGIIDVTASGGTGTLEYSLDGVNFQASNQFTGLSAGSYTVTVRDANLCTITVGAVINEPLVITVSTSTTDASCNGGSDGTIDVTASGGTGTLEYSLDGVNFQASNQFTGLSAGSYTVTVRDANLCTITVGAVINEPLIITASTSITDASCNGGSDGTIDVTASGGTGTLEYSLDGVNFQASNQFTGLSAGSYTVTVRDANLCTITVGAVINEPLVITASTSTTDITCNGLSDGIIDVTASGGTGTLEYSLDGVNFQASNQFTGLSAGSYTVTVRDANLCTITVGAVINEPLVITASTSTTDITCNGLSDGIIDVTASGGTGTLEYSLDGVNFQASNQFTGLSAGSYTVTVRDANLCTITVGAVINEPLVITASTSTTDASCNGGSDGTIDVTASGGTGTLEYSLDGVNFQASNQFTGLSAGSYTVTVRDANLCTITVGAVINEPLVITASTSTTDASCNGGSDGTIDVTASGGTGTLEYSLDGVNFQTSNQFTGLSAGSYTVTVRDANLCTITVGAVINEPLVITASTSTTDASCNGLSDGIIDVTASGGTGTLEYSLDGVNFQASNQFTGLSAGSYTVTVRDANLCTITVGAVINEPLVITVSTSTTDASCNGGSDGTIDVTASGGTGTLEYSLDGVNFQASNQFTGLSAGSYIVTVRDANLCTITVGAVINEPLVITASTSTTDASCNGLSDGIIDVTASGGTGTLEYSLDGVNFQTSNQFTGLSAGSYTVTVRDANLCTITVGAVINEPLVITASTSITDASCNGGSDGTIDVTASGGTGTLEYSLDGVNFQASNQFTGLSAGSYTVTVRDANLCTITVGAVINEPLVITVSTSTTDASCNGGSDGTIDVTASGGTGTLEYSLDGVNFQASNQFTGLSAGSYTVTVRDANLCTITVGAVINEPLVITASTSITDASCNGLSDGIIDVTASGGTGTLEYSLDGVNFQASNQFTGLSAGSYTVTVRDANLCTITVGAVINEPLVITASTSTTDASCNGLSDGIIDVTASGGTGPLEYSLDGVNFQTSNQFTGLSVGSYTVTVRDANLCTITVGAVINEPLPITINVTTTDATCSGVDDGVIEVTTVSGGVTPYSYTVDGGASQASNTFSGLSAGDHDIQVIDANGCLSAVQTVTIGAGTTISIDVVTPTDATCSGVDDGVIEVTTVSGGVTPYSYTVDGGASQASNTFSGLSAGDHDIQVIDANGCLSAVQTVTIGAGTTISIDVVTPTDATCSGVDDGVIEVTTVSGGVTPYSYTVDGGASQASNTFSGLSAGDHDIQVIDANGCLSAVQTVTIGAGTTISIDVVTPTDATCSGVDDGVIEVTTVSGGVTPYSYTVDGGASQASNTFSGLSAGDHDIQVIDANGCLSAVQTVTIGAGTTISIDVVTPTDATCSGVDDGVIEVTTVSGGVTPYSYTVDGGASQASNTFSGLSAGDHDIQVIDANGCLSAVQTVTIGAGTTISIDVVTPTDATCSGVDDGVIEVTTVSGGVTPYSYTVDGGASQASNTFSGLSAGDHDIQVIDANGCLSAVQTVTIGAGTTISIDVVTPTDATCSGVDDGVIEVTTVSGGVTPYSYTVDGGASQASNTFSGLSAGDHDIQVIDANGCLSAVQTVTIGAGTTISIDVVTPTDATCSGVDDGVIEVTTVSGGVTPYSYTVDGGASQASNTFSGLSAGDHDIQVIDANGCLSAVQTVTIGAGTTISIDVVTPTDATCSGVDDGVIEVTTVSGGVTPYSYTVDGGASQASNTFSGLSAGDHDIQVIDANGCLSAVQTVTIGAGTTISIDVVTPTDATCSGVDDGVIEVTTVSGGVTPYSYTVDGGASQASNTFSGLSAGDHDIQVIDANGCLSAVQTVTIGAGTTISIDVVTPTDATCSGVDDGVIEVTTVSGGVTPYSYTVDGGASQASNTFSGLSAGDHDIQVIDANGCLSAVQTVTIGAGTTISIDVVTPTDATCSGVDDGVIEVTTVSGGVTPYSYTVDGGASQASNTFSGLSAGDHDIQVIDANGCLSAVQTVTIGAGTTISIDVVTPTDATCSGVDDGVIEVTTVSGGVTPYSYTVDGGASQASNTFSGLSAGDHDIQVIDANGCLSAVQTVTIGAGTTISIDVVTPTDATCSGVDDGVIEVTTVSGGVTPYSYTVDGGASQASNTFSGLSAGDHDIQVIDANGCLSAVQTVTIGAGTTISIDVVTPTDATCSGVDDGVIEVTTVSGGVTPYSYTVDGGASQASNTFSGLSAGDHDIQVIDANGCLSAVQTVTIGAGTTISIDVVTPTDATCSGVDDGVIEVTTVSGGVTPYSYTVDGGASQASNTFSGLSAGDHDIQVIDANGCLSAVQTVTIGAGTTISIDAVNVTDVTCAGSLSDGQIDIVTVSGGVTPYQYSIDAGATFQSNQLFTNLTPGTYNLVAMDVNGCLSTAVSRTIAAPPSCGGSNCFAFTKNIVSITRPDCDDNNGAFRLEITGTTSSGLQVIFEAGSGLGSYSVASPSNTLVIAEDSLSAGIYRYSISDGAGNTCSFADSFVELKELSSVDAELLPGSETAVECFGGAGGTVTLTGLSGSFTGDYWYNASGIYVPLANDRIVRNLPAGTTTILVAGAKPDGSINLSCPAEVDVTIFNSNTQITLTTSTTDASCDNNDGSITITSISGGTGSYSYRLDGVVFSDLPSGGKFENLAGGNHILTVIDDGVAGCERDFNIVVPFPGLVDFSTNPVDPDCSNNTASNGEIEVIIHSIGQFQVGISTDQTTDPTEFFDVSSNGFGSFTFDDLAKGDYYVTVVSTGATCPNRRLVSISDGPSAVNFDYKLGCITGGVNRELLLSNIKGENTSQYTLRVFDNFTSDLVDEVTFTLNSGQQFLIQNRTFLNFNKEYRLRLVQEQAACPEVEIVYEHPEILRIPTKLFALVGETTSSLPDKFTGSMQIHEFSGGEPPYLIRIELDSAAVPGQSYITDYDTVRLNNNLEFERIYEDIPAGRYFIEVSDELGCVLPLTGRVPLNTDLFVPNIFTPNGDGYNDTFFVRNLPEFDVELVVTNRWGTEVYKSDDYKNDWTGDDIPDGIYFYKIDVAGEVYNGWVEIMRGKP comes from the coding sequence ATGAAGAGACTTTTAACCTTTCTTTTACTTTTAGGTCCGGTTTATTTGTATGGTCAATGTCCTACAAATGCTAATTCTGTTATAGAAGTATGTAATGATGCCAGTGAAGAGGCTACTATTACGGCTACCTTTAACGATGGAACCCCCCCTTTTACGTATGTATTATTTGACCTTTCGGGACCAACTGCAGTTTCTGATCCCTTCGGACCTGTAACTGTTACTGAAATAGCTCCCAATATTGTTCAGTTTGGGTTGGTTCCCGACGGTGATTATGTGATAAGGGTAAATGGTCCGGGACCATGCACGTCAATAATAGGAGGGTTCGGTATTAATGTGAATTCTGCTAATGCAATGGATGTTTCTTCAAGTGTTTCTCCAGCTTGTACACCTGGAACAGGTGCCATAGATTTGACAGTTACAGGAGGAGTAGCTCCATATTCATTTGCATGGAGTGGTCCTACGGCAATAGGGGATGTTGAGGACCCTGTTAACCTAGATGCAGGAACTTACGATGTGACAGTAACAGATGCGAATAATTGTACTTTTGACCTAAATGGGATTTTTGTGGCGATTGTTACCACTGCTGATGCAGGTTCTGATCAATTGTTATGTTCAGATGCAGCAACCTTGGCCGGAAATAACTTTTTAAGTGGAGAACAGGGAACATGGACGGTTTTACAAGGTTCGGGATCCTTTTCTCCTGATGCAAATACTCCTAATGCTACGGTTACAGGTTTATCAACAGGTATCAATGAATTTAGATGGACTATCACTGACCTTAGTATGACCTGTCCTGGTACTACTGATGAGGTTATTATTGAATGGTATGATTTACAATTGAACAATACTGGAGATATTATCCTTGACTGTAATGGAGATACAGATGGTGCTGGGACATTTAATGTTTCAGGAGGAAGGTCTTCTTTTTCTTTCTCCACATTGATTAATTCTGCGGGAGCTACAATTACAAACAATGCTAACTCTGTGGATTTCAGTAACGCGGCTCCTGGAACAATTTCTATTGAGGTGACAGATATTGATGGTTGTACTGCTGAGAGCTCTGTCGTTGTGACTGAACCTTTAATAATAACAGCAAGTACCAGTACTACAGATGCGAGCTGTAATGGGTTATCAGATGGTATTATTGATGTTACAGCGAGTGGGGGTACAGGTACATTGGAGTACTCACTTGATGGAGTAAACTTCCAGGCGAGTAACCAGTTCACGGGTTTATCAGCAGGAAGCTATACAGTAACGGTGCGTGATGCGAATTTATGTACCATTACGGTAGGAGCAGTGATTAACGAGCCTTTGGTAATAACAGTAAGTACCAGTACTACAGATGCGAGCTGTAATGGAGGTTCTGATGGAACAATCGATGTTACAGCGAGTGGAGGGACAGGTACATTGGAGTACTCACTTGATGGAGTAAACTTCCAGGCGAGTAACCAGTTCACGGGTTTATCAGCAGGAAGCTATACGGTAACGGTGCGTGATGCGAATTTATGTACCATTACGGTAGGAGCAGTGATTAACGAGCCTTTGATAATAACAGCAAGTACCAGTATTACAGATGCAAGCTGTAATGGAGGTTCTGACGGAACAATCGATGTTACAGCGAGTGGAGGGACAGGTACATTGGAGTACTCACTTGATGGAGTAAACTTCCAGGCCAGTAACCAGTTCACGGGTTTATCAGCAGGAAGCTATACAGTAACGGTGCGCGATGCGAATCTATGTACCATTACGGTAGGAGCAGTGATTAATGAGCCTTTGGTAATAACAGCAAGTACCAGTACTACAGATATTACCTGTAATGGGTTATCGGATGGTATTATTGATGTTACAGCGAGTGGGGGTACGGGCACATTGGAGTACTCACTTGATGGAGTAAACTTCCAGGCCAGTAACCAGTTCACGGGTTTATCAGCAGGAAGCTATACAGTAACGGTACGCGATGCGAATCTATGTACCATTACGGTAGGAGCAGTGATTAACGAGCCTTTGGTAATAACAGCAAGTACCAGTACTACAGATATTACCTGTAATGGGTTATCGGATGGTATTATTGATGTTACGGCGAGTGGGGGTACAGGCACATTGGAGTACTCACTTGATGGAGTAAACTTCCAGGCCAGTAACCAGTTCACGGGTTTATCAGCAGGAAGCTATACAGTAACGGTGCGTGATGCGAATCTATGTACCATTACGGTAGGAGCAGTGATTAACGAGCCTTTGGTAATAACAGCAAGTACCAGCACTACAGATGCGAGCTGTAATGGAGGTTCTGACGGAACTATTGATGTTACGGCGAGTGGGGGTACAGGCACATTGGAGTACTCACTTGATGGAGTAAACTTCCAGGCCAGTAACCAGTTCACGGGTTTATCAGCAGGAAGCTATACAGTAACGGTGCGTGATGCGAATCTATGTACCATTACGGTAGGAGCAGTGATTAACGAGCCTTTGGTAATAACAGCAAGTACCAGTACTACAGATGCGAGCTGTAATGGAGGTTCTGATGGAACAATCGATGTTACAGCGAGTGGAGGGACAGGTACATTGGAGTACTCACTTGATGGAGTAAACTTCCAGACCAGTAACCAGTTCACGGGTTTATCAGCAGGAAGCTATACAGTAACGGTGCGCGATGCGAATCTATGTACCATTACGGTAGGAGCAGTGATTAATGAGCCTTTGGTAATAACAGCAAGTACCAGTACTACAGATGCAAGCTGTAATGGGTTATCGGATGGTATTATTGATGTTACAGCGAGTGGGGGTACGGGCACATTGGAGTACTCACTTGATGGAGTAAACTTCCAGGCCAGTAACCAGTTCACGGGTTTATCAGCAGGAAGCTATACAGTAACGGTACGCGATGCGAATCTATGTACCATTACGGTAGGAGCAGTGATTAACGAGCCTTTGGTAATAACAGTAAGTACCAGTACTACAGATGCGAGCTGTAATGGAGGTTCTGATGGAACAATCGATGTTACAGCGAGTGGAGGGACAGGTACATTGGAGTACTCACTTGATGGAGTAAACTTCCAGGCCAGTAACCAGTTCACGGGTTTATCAGCAGGAAGCTATATAGTAACGGTGCGTGATGCGAATCTATGTACCATTACGGTAGGAGCAGTGATTAACGAGCCTTTGGTAATAACAGCAAGTACCAGTACTACAGATGCGAGCTGTAATGGGTTATCAGATGGTATTATTGATGTTACGGCGAGTGGGGGTACAGGCACATTGGAGTACTCACTTGATGGAGTAAACTTCCAGACCAGTAACCAGTTCACGGGTTTATCAGCAGGAAGCTATACAGTAACGGTACGCGATGCGAATCTATGTACCATTACGGTAGGAGCAGTGATTAACGAGCCTTTGGTAATAACAGCAAGTACCAGTATTACAGATGCAAGCTGTAATGGAGGTTCTGACGGAACAATCGATGTTACAGCGAGTGGGGGTACAGGTACATTGGAGTACTCACTTGATGGAGTAAACTTCCAGGCCAGTAACCAGTTCACGGGTTTATCAGCAGGAAGCTATACAGTAACGGTGCGTGATGCGAATTTATGTACCATTACGGTAGGAGCAGTGATTAACGAGCCTTTGGTAATAACAGTAAGTACCAGTACTACAGATGCGAGCTGTAATGGAGGTTCTGATGGAACAATCGATGTTACAGCGAGTGGAGGGACAGGTACATTGGAGTACTCACTTGATGGAGTAAACTTCCAGGCCAGTAACCAGTTCACGGGTTTATCAGCAGGAAGCTATACAGTAACGGTGCGTGATGCGAATCTATGTACCATTACGGTAGGAGCAGTGATTAACGAGCCTTTGGTAATAACAGCAAGTACCAGTATTACAGATGCAAGCTGTAATGGGTTATCAGATGGTATTATTGATGTTACGGCGAGTGGGGGTACAGGCACATTGGAGTACTCACTTGATGGAGTAAACTTCCAGGCCAGTAACCAGTTCACGGGTTTATCAGCAGGAAGCTATACGGTAACGGTACGTGATGCGAATTTATGTACCATTACGGTAGGAGCAGTGATTAACGAGCCTTTGGTAATAACAGCAAGTACCAGTACTACAGATGCGAGCTGTAATGGGTTATCAGATGGTATTATTGATGTTACAGCGAGTGGGGGTACAGGCCCATTGGAGTACTCACTTGATGGAGTAAACTTCCAGACCAGTAACCAGTTCACTGGTTTATCAGTAGGAAGCTATACAGTAACGGTACGCGATGCGAATCTATGTACCATTACGGTAGGAGCAGTGATTAACGAGCCTTTGCCAATTACCATTAATGTTACAACCACCGATGCGACATGTTCAGGAGTAGATGATGGAGTAATAGAAGTAACGACTGTAAGTGGCGGAGTCACTCCATATAGTTATACAGTAGATGGAGGCGCATCACAGGCGAGCAATACTTTCAGTGGCTTGTCTGCCGGGGATCATGATATTCAGGTGATCGATGCGAATGGTTGTTTGTCCGCGGTACAGACCGTAACGATAGGAGCAGGCACCACGATCAGTATAGATGTCGTGACACCAACCGATGCGACATGTTCAGGAGTAGATGATGGAGTAATAGAAGTAACGACTGTAAGTGGTGGAGTCACTCCATATAGTTATACAGTAGATGGAGGCGCATCACAGGCGAGCAATACTTTCAGTGGTTTGTCTGCCGGGGATCATGATATTCAGGTGATTGATGCGAATGGCTGTTTGTCCGCGGTACAGACCGTAACGATAGGAGCAGGCACCACGATCAGTATAGATGTCGTGACACCAACTGATGCGACATGTTCAGGAGTAGATGATGGAGTAATAGAAGTAACGACTGTAAGTGGCGGAGTCACTCCATATAGTTATACAGTAGATGGAGGCGCATCACAGGCGAGCAATACTTTCAGTGGCTTGTCTGCCGGGGATCATGATATTCAGGTGATCGATGCGAATGGTTGTTTGTCCGCGGTACAGACCGTAACGATAGGAGCAGGCACCACGATCAGTATAGATGTCGTGACACCAACCGATGCGACATGTTCAGGAGTAGATGATGGAGTAATAGAAGTAACGACTGTAAGTGGTGGAGTCACTCCATATAGTTATACAGTAGATGGAGGCGCATCACAGGCGAGCAATACTTTCAGTGGCTTGTCTGCCGGGGATCATGATATTCAGGTGATCGATGCGAATGGCTGTTTGTCCGCGGTACAGACCGTAACGATAGGAGCAGGCACCACGATCAGTATAGATGTCGTGACACCAACTGATGCGACATGTTCAGGAGTAGATGATGGAGTAATAGAAGTAACGACTGTAAGTGGCGGAGTCACTCCATATAGTTATACAGTAGATGGAGGCGCATCACAGGCGAGCAATACTTTCAGTGGCTTGTCTGCCGGGGATCATGATATTCAGGTGATCGATGCGAATGGTTGTTTGTCCGCGGTACAGACCGTAACGATAGGAGCAGGCACCACGATCAGTATAGATGTCGTGACACCAACCGATGCGACATGTTCAGGAGTAGATGATGGAGTAATAGAAGTAACGACTGTAAGTGGTGGAGTCACTCCATATAGTTATACAGTAGATGGAGGCGCATCACAGGCGAGCAATACTTTCAGTGGCTTGTCTGCCGGGGATCATGATATTCAGGTGATCGATGCGAATGGCTGTTTGTCCGCGGTACAGACCGTAACGATAGGAGCAGGCACCACGATCAGTATAGATGTCGTGACACCAACCGATGCGACATGTTCAGGAGTAGATGATGGAGTAATAGAAGTAACGACTGTAAGTGGTGGAGTCACTCCATATAGTTATACAGTAGATGGAGGCGCATCACAGGCGAGCAATACTTTCAGTGGTTTGTCTGCCGGGGATCATGATATTCAGGTGATTGATGCGAATGGCTGTTTGTCCGCGGTACAGACCGTAACGATAGGAGCAGGCACCACGATCAGTATAGATGTCGTGACACCAACCGATGCGACATGTTCAGGAGTAGATGATGGAGTAATAGAAGTAACGACTGTAAGTGGTGGAGTCACTCCATATAGTTATACAGTAGATGGAGGCGCATCACAGGCGAGCAATACTTTCAGTGGTTTGTCTGCCGGGGATCATGATATTCAGGTGATTGATGCGAATGGCTGTTTGTCCGCGGTACAGACCGTAACGATAGGAGCAGGCACCACGATCAGTATAGATGTCGTGACACCAACTGATGCGACATGTTCAGGAGTAGATGATGGAGTAATAGAAGTAACGACTGTAAGTGGCGGAGTCACTCCATATAGTTATACAGTAGATGGAGGCGCATCACAGGCGAGCAATACTTTCAGTGGCTTGTCTGCCGGGGATCATGATATTCAGGTGATCGATGCGAATGGTTGTTTGTCCGCGGTACAGACCGTAACGATAGGAGCAGGCACCACGATCAGTATAGATGTCGTGACACCAACCGATGCGACATGTTCAGGAGTAGATGATGGAGTAATAGAAGTAACGACTGTAAGTGGCGGAGTCACTCCATATAGTTATACAGTAGATGGAGGCGCATCACAGGCGAGCAATACTTTCAGTGGTTTGTCTGCCGGGGATCATGATATTCAGGTGATCGATGCGAATGGTTGTTTGTCCGCGGTACAGACCGTAACGATAGGAGCAGGCACCACGATCAGTATAGATGTCGTGACACCAACCGATGCGACATGTTCAGGAGTAGATGATGGAGTAATAGAAGTAACGACTGTAAGTGGTGGAGTCACTCCATATAGTTATACAGTAGATGGAGGCGCATCACAGGCGAGTAATACTTTCAGTGGCTTGTCTGCCGGGGATCATGATATTCAGGTGATCGATGCGAATGGTTGTTTGTCCGCGGTACAGACCGTAACGATAGGAGCAGGCACCACGATCAGTATAGATGTCGTGACACCAACCGATGCGACATGTTCAGGAGTAGATGATGGAGTAATAGAAGTAACGACTGTAAGTGGTGGAGTCACTCCATATAGTTATACAGTAGATGGAGGCGCATCACAGGCGAGTAATACTTTCAGTGGCTTGTCTGCCGGGGATCATGATATTCAGGTGATCGATGCGAATGGTTGTTTGTCCGCGGTACAGACCGTAACGATAGGAGCAGGCACCACGATCAGTATAGATGTCGTGACACCAACCGATGCGACATGTTCAGGAGTAGATGATGGAGTAATAGAAGTAACGACTGTAAGTGGCGGAGTCACTCCATATAGTTATACAGTAGATGGAGGCGCATCACAGGCGAGCAATACTTTCAGTGGTTTGTCTGCCGGGGATCATGATATTCAGGTGATCGATGCGAATGGTTGTTTGTCCGCGGTACAGACCGTAACAATAGGAGCAGGCACCACGATCAGTATAGATGTCGTGACACCAACCGATGCGACATGTTCAGGAGTAGATGATGGAGTAATAGAAGTAACGACTGTAAGTGGTGGAGTCACTCCATATAGTTATACAGTAGATGGAGGCGCATCACAGGCGAGCAATACTTTCAGTGGTTTGTCTGCCGGGGATCATGATATTCAGGTGATCGATGCGAATGGTTGTTTGTCCGCGGTACAGACCGTAACGATAGGAGCAGGCACCACGATCAGTATAGATGTCGTGACACCAACCGATGCGACATGTTCAGGAGTAGATGATGGAGTAATAGAAGTAACGACTGTAAGTGGTGGAGTCACTCCATATAGTTATACAGTAGATGGAGGCGCATCACAGGCGAGCAATACTTTCAGTGGTTTGTCTGCCGGGGATCATGATATTCAGGTGATCGATGCGAATGGTTGTTTGTCCGCGGTACAGACCGTAACGATAGGAGCAGGCACCACGATCAGTATAGATGTCGTGACACCAACCGATGCGACATGTTCAGGAGTAGATGATGGAGTAATAGAAGTAACGACTGTAAGTGGTGGAGTCACTCCATATAGTTATACAGTAGATGGAGGCGCATCACAGGCGAGTAATACTTTCAGTGGCTTGTCTGCCGGGGATCATGATATTCAGGTGATCGATGCGAATGGTTGTTTGTCCGCGGTACAGACCGTAACGATAGGAGCAGGCACCACGATCAGTATAGATGCGGTAAATGTAACCGATGTGACGTGCGCCGGTAGTTTATCTGATGGACAGATTGACATTGTTACTGTAAGTGGAGGAGTTACCCCATATCAATATTCAATTGATGCAGGAGCTACATTTCAATCTAATCAATTATTTACGAACCTGACTCCTGGAACCTATAACCTTGTAGCAATGGATGTAAATGGATGTTTATCAACAGCAGTTTCTCGAACAATTGCTGCACCACCTTCATGTGGAGGCTCAAACTGCTTTGCATTCACCAAAAATATTGTCTCTATTACAAGACCAGATTGTGATGATAATAACGGCGCCTTTAGATTGGAGATAACTGGTACAACCAGCTCAGGGCTTCAGGTTATTTTTGAAGCCGGATCAGGCTTGGGTAGCTATAGTGTAGCTTCTCCATCAAATACACTGGTTATTGCTGAGGACTCTCTTAGTGCGGGTATATACAGATATTCTATTTCAGATGGGGCAGGTAATACATGTTCTTTTGCAGATTCTTTTGTCGAACTGAAGGAACTTTCTTCAGTAGATGCTGAACTCTTACCGGGTTCAGAGACTGCAGTTGAATGTTTTGGTGGAGCTGGTGGAACCGTTACTCTAACAGGACTATCCGGCTCCTTCACGGGTGATTATTGGTATAATGCATCGGGTATATATGTACCACTGGCTAATGATAGAATTGTTAGAAACTTACCAGCCGGCACAACTACCATACTTGTTGCAGGTGCAAAACCTGACGGTTCAATTAATTTAAGCTGTCCTGCAGAAGTAGATGTGACAATATTTAACAGTAACACTCAGATCACATTAACGACTTCTACTACAGATGCAAGCTGTGACAACAATGATGGAAGTATAACAATTACCTCAATCAGTGGGGGAACAGGCTCTTATAGCTATCGTCTTGATGGAGTAGTCTTTAGCGATTTGCCATCAGGCGGTAAATTTGAAAATCTGGCAGGCGGTAATCATATACTTACCGTTATTGACGACGGAGTTGCTGGATGTGAGAGAGACTTTAATATAGTGGTGCCATTCCCAGGATTGGTTGATTTTTCAACTAATCCGGTTGATCCTGATTGCAGTAATAACACCGCTTCAAATGGAGAAATTGAAGTGATTATACATTCAATTGGTCAATTCCAGGTTGGTATAAGTACGGATCAGACTACAGATCCGACAGAGTTCTTTGATGTTTCCTCTAATGGATTTGGTTCATTTACTTTTGATGATTTGGCAAAAGGTGACTACTATGTAACGGTTGTTTCTACGGGAGCTACTTGCCCAAATAGACGATTGGTGTCTATTTCTGATGGGCCATCCGCTGTGAACTTTGACTATAAACTGGGGTGCATAACCGGGGGTGTTAACAGAGAGTTATTATTATCAAATATTAAAGGAGAAAATACTTCGCAGTACACCTTAAGAGTATTTGACAACTTCACATCTGATTTGGTGGATGAGGTTACATTTACACTCAATTCCGGTCAGCAGTTTTTAATTCAGAATCGTACCTTCCTTAACTTTAATAAGGAATACAGGTTGAGGCTTGTTCAGGAACAGGCGGCTTGTCCTGAGGTTGAAATAGTCTATGAACATCCGGAAATATTACGTATCCCTACCAAGCTATTTGCCCTGGTAGGTGAGACTACAAGCTCGTTGCCTGATAAGTTTACCGGGTCTATGCAGATACATGAGTTCTCGGGAGGTGAGCCTCCTTACCTGATAAGAATAGAGCTGGACTCTGCGGCTGTACCTGGACAATCCTACATCACGGATTATGATACTGTACGATTGAATAACAATTTGGAATTCGAACGTATCTATGAAGATATTCCTGCGGGTAGGTATTTTATTGAAGTGAGCGATGAATTAGGTTGCGTATTGCCACTTACAGGGCGCGTGCCTTTAAATACAGACCTTTTTGTACCTAACATCTTTACACCTAATGGAGATGGGTATAACGATACGTTCTTTGTCAGAAACCTTCCGGAATTTGATGTTGAACTTGTAGTTACGAACAGATGGGGAACAGAGGTTTATAAATCAGATGATTATAAAAATGACTGGACAGGGGATGACATCCCAGATGGTATATACTTCTACAAAATTGACGTGGCCGGCGAAGTATATAATGGCTGGGTAGAGATAATGAGAGGTAAACCTTAA